In one Deltaproteobacteria bacterium genomic region, the following are encoded:
- a CDS encoding class I SAM-dependent methyltransferase — MNPDYYQTHPRDYFEKTFSVDPAPFLDPFQQHLPRGAKILDVGCGSGRDLLWLKKRGFDVVGLERSAGLADLARQHSGCDVLIGDFETFDFAALDMDAVLMSGSLVHLPHAKLPAVLARILSACGHNSQTLHRPSSNMQKYAYISIKEGLATKGLADGRLFYLWEKKTMQPVLEGLGLNILEIRRSVSALRPDDVWLAFIAAF; from the coding sequence TTGAAAAAACCTTTTCGGTCGATCCCGCACCGTTTCTCGACCCCTTCCAACAGCACCTTCCCCGGGGAGCGAAGATCCTGGATGTCGGCTGTGGATCGGGAAGGGATCTTTTGTGGCTTAAAAAAAGAGGCTTCGACGTCGTCGGCCTGGAGCGCTCGGCCGGACTGGCCGATCTTGCCCGGCAACACAGCGGGTGCGACGTCCTTATCGGCGACTTCGAGACCTTCGATTTCGCCGCTCTCGACATGGACGCCGTTCTCATGAGCGGCTCTCTGGTGCACCTCCCCCACGCAAAACTGCCCGCCGTTCTGGCCCGCATCCTTTCTGCCTGCGGCCACAATTCCCAAACGCTGCACCGACCCTCTTCGAACATGCAGAAATATGCCTACATCTCCATCAAGGAAGGCCTTGCCACCAAAGGGCTTGCCGATGGCAGGCTGTTTTACCTGTGGGAAAAGAAAACCATGCAGCCCGTGCTCGAAGGGCTGGGTCTGAACATCCTGGAAATTCGCCGCAGCGTATCCGCTTTACGACCCGACGACGTCTGGCTGGCCTTCATTGCCGCCTTTTAA
- a CDS encoding AAA family ATPase: MMKATHELAASELRYNCNPSVFKFKNTTEIEPLDEVIGQERAVHAIDFGLNMTSPGYNIFVTGIEGTGRTTIVKDITAKHARSLPTPCDWCMVNNFHDEYRPKAIAVPSGSAVLFSKQMNRLIHMLRGKLPKAFESESFREKSTQAQEKFQIEEKALFQQLDQSAKEKNLLINKTASGFQTIPVQDGKPMTHEAFQALPETEQEKLKADMQALQGEIETTLRDVNKIRQSMSRAMEKLMEETALFVVKDRMAYLKEPYENCPDILTYLTEVQEDIVENVEDFLPGKEGPNPTAEALFQAPKPTFQKYKINVIADRRNAKGAPVVFEPNPTYHNVFGQIEKKAHMGGVTTDFSMVKAGSLLQADGGYLIMEIESLLMNPLVWEALKRALQNKRLFIEDIPAAHGYATSSLRPEPIPLEVKVILLGGYQPFEVLQNYDSKFNKIFKVRADFDYEVERSEASIQQYAKFVARVCQNETLLPFTPDGIASLVEFGQKYTSNKNKLSIRFGPIVGIIKEASYWAGKDDVKEVSTAHVIKAFNEHRFRYNLYEEKIHESYLDKTILIDVQGAVTGQVNALAVYQMGDISFGRPSRITAETYMGEAGVINIEREANMSGKTHDKGVLILSGFIGRTFAQDHPLNLSISITFEQSYSGIDGDSASSTELYAILSSLSGIPIDQGIAVTGSVNQKGGIQAIGGVNHKIEGFFDVCKARGLTGTQGVMIPRANVKNLMLKKEVVDAVERGEFHIYQVATIAEGIQILTGKEAGKPDENGIYPEGTIFGKVQKKLQAYMEKEILLRKRMWGK; encoded by the coding sequence ATGATGAAAGCAACCCATGAATTGGCCGCATCCGAACTGCGTTACAATTGTAACCCAAGCGTTTTCAAATTCAAAAACACAACGGAAATCGAACCCCTGGATGAAGTGATCGGCCAGGAACGGGCTGTACACGCCATCGATTTCGGGCTCAACATGACCAGCCCGGGCTACAACATCTTCGTGACCGGCATCGAAGGAACAGGGCGCACGACCATCGTCAAGGATATCACCGCTAAACACGCACGGTCGCTTCCCACGCCCTGCGACTGGTGCATGGTCAACAATTTCCATGACGAATACCGTCCCAAGGCAATCGCCGTTCCCAGCGGCAGCGCCGTTCTTTTCAGCAAACAGATGAACCGGCTGATTCACATGCTCAGGGGAAAGCTTCCCAAGGCCTTCGAAAGTGAATCGTTCCGGGAAAAAAGCACGCAAGCCCAGGAAAAATTCCAGATCGAGGAAAAAGCCCTTTTCCAGCAGCTGGACCAATCGGCCAAAGAGAAAAACCTCCTCATCAACAAAACCGCTTCCGGTTTTCAAACCATTCCCGTTCAGGACGGCAAGCCCATGACCCACGAGGCCTTCCAGGCCTTGCCGGAAACGGAACAGGAAAAGTTGAAAGCGGATATGCAGGCCCTTCAGGGTGAAATTGAGACGACACTCCGGGACGTCAACAAAATCCGTCAGTCCATGTCCAGAGCCATGGAAAAACTCATGGAGGAAACCGCCCTTTTCGTTGTAAAGGACCGCATGGCGTATCTCAAGGAGCCCTATGAAAACTGCCCGGATATCCTGACCTACCTCACAGAAGTCCAGGAGGACATCGTCGAAAACGTGGAAGACTTTCTCCCCGGCAAAGAGGGCCCCAACCCGACCGCAGAAGCGCTGTTCCAGGCACCCAAGCCCACTTTTCAGAAATACAAGATCAACGTCATCGCCGACCGGCGCAACGCCAAGGGAGCACCGGTCGTCTTCGAACCCAATCCGACCTACCATAATGTGTTCGGTCAGATCGAAAAAAAGGCCCACATGGGAGGCGTGACCACCGATTTCAGCATGGTAAAAGCAGGCTCCCTCCTGCAGGCCGACGGCGGGTATCTCATCATGGAAATCGAGTCTCTGCTGATGAACCCGCTGGTGTGGGAAGCCTTGAAACGGGCCTTGCAGAACAAAAGGCTCTTCATCGAAGACATCCCTGCGGCCCATGGCTACGCCACCTCTTCGCTGCGCCCGGAGCCGATCCCCCTGGAGGTCAAGGTCATTCTGCTGGGCGGCTACCAGCCTTTTGAAGTGCTGCAGAACTATGATTCAAAATTCAACAAGATTTTCAAGGTCCGGGCGGACTTCGACTACGAAGTGGAAAGAAGCGAAGCCAGCATCCAGCAGTACGCGAAATTCGTGGCCAGGGTCTGTCAAAATGAAACCCTGCTGCCCTTCACACCGGATGGGATAGCTTCCCTGGTGGAATTCGGCCAAAAGTACACCTCCAATAAAAATAAGCTGTCCATTCGCTTCGGCCCCATTGTCGGCATCATCAAGGAAGCCAGCTACTGGGCCGGTAAAGACGACGTGAAAGAAGTCTCGACCGCCCATGTTATCAAGGCCTTCAACGAGCACCGCTTCCGCTACAACCTGTACGAAGAAAAGATACACGAATCTTATCTGGACAAAACCATTCTGATCGATGTCCAAGGCGCTGTAACCGGTCAGGTCAACGCCCTGGCCGTTTACCAGATGGGCGACATATCCTTCGGCCGGCCTTCGCGCATCACCGCCGAAACCTACATGGGTGAAGCAGGCGTCATCAACATCGAGCGCGAAGCCAACATGAGCGGAAAAACCCACGACAAGGGCGTCCTGATTCTGTCAGGCTTTATCGGCCGGACCTTTGCCCAGGACCACCCCTTGAATCTCTCCATCAGTATCACCTTCGAACAGAGCTACAGCGGCATCGACGGCGACAGTGCCTCATCCACGGAACTGTACGCCATTCTGTCCAGCCTCTCGGGCATCCCCATCGATCAGGGCATCGCCGTGACCGGTTCCGTCAATCAGAAGGGCGGCATCCAGGCCATTGGCGGCGTCAATCATAAAATCGAGGGTTTTTTCGACGTGTGCAAGGCCAGGGGACTTACAGGCACACAGGGCGTCATGATCCCCCGGGCCAATGTCAAGAATCTGATGCTGAAAAAAGAGGTGGTCGATGCCGTGGAACGGGGGGAGTTCCACATATACCAGGTGGCCACCATCGCCGAAGGCATTCAGATCCTCACTGGAAAGGAAGCCGGCAAACCGGATGAAAACGGCATCTATCCGGAAGGCACCATCTTCGGCAAGGTGCAGAAAAAGCTGCAGGCTTACATGGAAAAAGAGATCCTGCTTAGGAAACGGATGTGGGGCAAGTAG
- a CDS encoding MBL fold metallo-hydrolase, with protein MQVKQIKLTRMAVCCYLVADGATGECALIDPAFDTDRILATVARARLKVTRIINTHCHADHTAGNAALKAATGADICIHPSDAGRLTSVMNRAFARALGGKGSPRPDLLLHDGDAIAVGRLSLKVLHTPGHTPGGICLYADKHLFTGDTLFVGGIGRTDLSGGSMDQLIASIRQKIYTLPPDTIVWPGHHYGFRPSSTVEHERRTNPYTR; from the coding sequence ATGCAGGTAAAACAGATCAAACTCACCAGGATGGCCGTTTGCTGCTACCTGGTCGCAGACGGGGCGACCGGGGAGTGCGCCCTCATCGATCCGGCTTTCGATACGGATCGCATCCTGGCAACGGTGGCGAGGGCGCGCTTGAAGGTCACCCGCATCATCAACACCCATTGCCATGCCGACCACACCGCCGGTAATGCCGCCCTGAAAGCGGCCACCGGCGCAGACATCTGCATCCACCCGTCCGACGCAGGCAGGCTGACGTCTGTGATGAACCGTGCCTTTGCCAGGGCTCTCGGTGGAAAGGGCTCCCCCAGGCCGGATCTCCTGCTCCACGACGGCGACGCCATCGCCGTGGGCCGCTTGAGTTTGAAAGTCCTGCACACGCCCGGCCACACGCCCGGGGGAATATGCCTTTATGCAGACAAGCATCTTTTTACCGGCGACACCCTGTTTGTCGGCGGCATCGGACGCACCGACCTTTCCGGTGGCTCCATGGATCAGCTGATCGCATCCATCAGGCAGAAAATATACACCTTGCCGCCCGACACCATTGTATGGCCGGGTCACCATTACGGTTTCCGGCCCAGTTCGACGGTTGAACACGAAAGACGGACAAATCCATACACACGATAA
- a CDS encoding sugar phosphate isomerase/epimerase: protein MPKIGMTSSAMMMADWLVALKVAAAEKFDAFEICCVFPSADPDQITPDALAEAQKVVQKSGIEICVHAPFFEINIAAFSGGIREESIRLINKAVDLCHGLGGRTLVVHAGDFTYTFDGATRLNNPALAIQWQHNLESLKRINDYAQRKGVVVCLENIAINATSIDRNFEDLLEIRKAVGASLKFTLDTGHARLTEGTVRGIDLLGKQIRHIHLTDNFGEKDDHLPVGEGNDDFGSYIDFLRGFEHIITLEVVDIGTDPDPVLRCRRALQALFASQPAP, encoded by the coding sequence ATGCCCAAAATAGGTATGACGAGCTCGGCCATGATGATGGCCGACTGGTTGGTGGCACTGAAAGTGGCGGCAGCGGAAAAATTCGATGCCTTCGAAATCTGCTGCGTCTTTCCTTCGGCCGACCCGGATCAGATAACGCCGGATGCCCTTGCCGAAGCGCAAAAGGTCGTTCAGAAAAGTGGAATAGAGATCTGTGTGCATGCACCCTTTTTTGAAATCAATATCGCCGCCTTCTCCGGGGGTATTCGGGAGGAATCGATCCGCCTCATTAATAAAGCCGTCGATCTGTGCCATGGCCTCGGCGGCAGGACGCTTGTCGTGCATGCGGGAGATTTCACCTACACCTTCGACGGTGCCACCCGTCTGAATAACCCGGCCCTGGCCATTCAGTGGCAACACAATCTGGAGTCATTGAAGCGCATCAATGACTATGCCCAAAGAAAAGGTGTCGTCGTGTGCCTGGAAAATATCGCCATCAACGCCACCTCCATCGACCGCAACTTCGAAGACCTGCTGGAAATCAGGAAAGCGGTGGGCGCGTCATTGAAATTCACCCTGGACACGGGCCATGCCCGGCTGACCGAAGGGACCGTAAGGGGCATCGACCTGCTGGGAAAACAGATCCGCCACATCCACCTGACCGACAATTTCGGGGAGAAAGACGACCACCTGCCCGTGGGTGAGGGCAACGACGACTTCGGTTCCTATATCGACTTTTTGAGAGGGTTCGAACACATCATCACCCTGGAAGTGGTGGATATCGGCACGGACCCGGATCCCGTGCTCCGCTGCCGCCGGGCCCTGCAGGCGCTTTTCGCCAGTCAGCCGGCACCATAA